A stretch of the Pan troglodytes isolate AG18354 chromosome 20, NHGRI_mPanTro3-v2.0_pri, whole genome shotgun sequence genome encodes the following:
- the ZNF175 gene encoding zinc finger protein 175 isoform X1, whose protein sequence is MPADVNLSQKPQVLGPEKQDGSCEASVSFEDVTVDFSREEWQQLDPAQRCLYRDVMLELYSHLFSVGYHIPNPEVIFRMPKEKEPRVEEAEVSHQRCQEREFGLEIPQKEISKKASFQKDMVGEFTRDGSWCSILEELRLDADRTKKDEQNQIQPMSHSAFFNKKTLNTESNCEYKDPGEMIHTRPHFASSQKQPQKCCLFTKSLKLNLEVNGQNESNDTEQLDDVVGSGQLFSHSSSDACSKNIHTGETFCKGNQCRKVCGHKQSLTQHQIHTQKKPDGCSECGGNFTQKSHLFAQQRIHSVGNLHECGKCGKAFMPQLKLSVYLTDHTGDIPCICKECGKVFIRRSELVTHQKTHTRKKPYKCHDCGKAFFQMLSLFRHQRTHSREKLYECSECGKGFSQNSTLIIHQKIHTGERQYACSECGKAFTQKSTLSLHQRIHSGQKSYVCIECGQAFIQKAHLIVHQRSHTGEKPYQCHNCGKSFISKSQLDIHHRIHTGEKPYECSDCGKTFTQKSHLNIHQKIHTGERHHVCSECGKAFNQKSILSMHQRIHTGEKPYKCSECGKAFTSKSQFKEHQRIHTGEKPYVCTECGKAFNGRSNFHKHQITHTRERPFVCYKCGKAFVQKSELITHQRTHMGEKPYECLDCGKSFSKKPQLKVHQRIHTGERPYVCSACGKAFNNRSNFNKHQTTHTRDKSYKCSYSVKGLTKQ, encoded by the exons ATGCCTGCTGATGTGAATTTATCCCAGAAGCCTCAGGTCCTGGGTCCAGAGAAGCAGGATGGATCTTGCGAG GCATCAGTGTCATTTGAGGACGTGACCGTGGACTTCAGCAGGGAGGAGTGGCAGCAACTGGACCCTGCCCAGAGATGCCTGTACCGGGATGTGATGCTGGAGCTCTATAGCCACCTCTTCTCAGTGG GGTATCACATTCCCAACCCAGAGGTCATCTTCAGAATGCCAAAAGAAAAGGAGCCACGTGTGGAGGAGGCTGAAGTCTCACATCAGAGGTGTCAAG aAAGGGAGTTTGGGCTTGAAATCCCACAAAAGGAGATTTCTAAGAAAGCTTCATTTCAAAAGGATATGGTAGGTGAGTTCACAAGAGATGGTTCGTGGTGTTCCATTTTAGAAGAACTGAGGCTGGATGCTGACCGCACAAAGAAAGATGAGCAAAATCAAATTCAACCCATGAGTCACAGTGCTTTCTTCAACAAGAAAACATTGAACACAGAAAGCAATTGTGAATATAAGGACCCTGGGGAAATGATTCACACGAGGCCCCACTTTGCTTCTTCACAGAAACAACCTCAGAAATGTTGCTTATTTACAAAAAGTTTGAAGCTGAACCTAGAAGTGAACGGTCAGAATGAAAGCAATGACACAGAACAGCTTGATGACGTTGTTGGGTCTGGTCAGCTATTCAGCCATAGCTCTTCCGATGCCTGCAGCAAGAATATTCATACAGGAGAGACATTTTGCAAAGGTAACCAGTGTAGAAAAGTCTGTGGCCATAAACAGTCACTCACGCAACATCAAATTCATACTCAGAAGAAACCAGATGGATGTTCTGAATGTGGGGGGAACTTCACCCAGAAGTCACACCTCTTTGCCCAACAGAGAATTCATAGTGTAGGAAACCTCCATGAATGTGGCaaatgtggaaaagccttcatGCCACAACTAAAACTCAGTGTATATCTGACAGATCATACAGGTGATATACCCTGTATATGCAAGGAATGTGGGAAGGTCTTTATTCGGAGATCAGAATTGGTTACGCACCAGAAAACACACACTAGAAAGAAGCCCTATAAATGCCATGACTGTGGAAAAGCCTTTTTCCAGATGTTATCTCTCTTCAGACATCAGAGAACTCACAGTAGAGAAAAACTCTATGAATGCAGTGAATGTGGCAAAGGCTTCTCCCAAAACTCAACCCTCATTATACATCAGAAAATTCATACTGGTGAGAGACAGTATGCatgcagtgaatgtgggaaagcctttaccCAGAAGTCAACACTCAGCTTGCACCAGAGAATCCACTCAGGGCAGAAGTCCTATGTGTGTATTGAATGCGGGCAGGCCTTCATCCAGAAGGCACACCTGATTGTCCATCAAAGAAGCCACACAGGAGAAAAACCTTATCAGTGCCACAACTGTGGGAAATCCTTCATTTCCAAGTCACAGCTTGATATACATCATCGAATTCATACAGGGGAGAAACCTTATGAATGCAGTGACTGTGGAAAAACCTTCACCCAAAAGTCACACCTGAATATACAccagaaaattcatactggagaaagaCACCATGTatgcagtgaatgtgggaaagccttcaacCAGAAGTCAATACTCAGCAtgcatcagagaattcacacCGGAGAGAAGCCTTACAAATGCAGtgagtgtgggaaagccttcactTCTAAGTCTCAATTCAAAGAGCATCAGCGAATTCACACGGGTGAGAAACCCTATGTGTGCACtgaatgtgggaaggccttcaaCGGCAGGTCAAATTTCCATAAACATCAAATAACTCACACTAGAGAGAGGCCTTTTGTCTGTTACAAATGTGGGAAGGCTTTTGTCCAGAAATCAGAGTTGATTACCCATCAAAGAACTCACatgggagagaaaccctatgaatgccTTGACTGTGGGAAATCGTTCAGTAAGAAACCACAACTCAAGGTGCATCAGCGAATTCACACAGGAGAAAGACCTTATGTGTGTTCTGCATGTGGAAAGGCCTTCAACAACAGGTCAAACTTCAATAAACACCAAACAACTCATACCAGAGACAAATCTTACAAATGCAGTTATTCTGTGAAAGGCCTTACCAAGCAATGA
- the ZNF175 gene encoding zinc finger protein 175 isoform X2: MPKEKEPRVEEAEVSHQRCQEREFGLEIPQKEISKKASFQKDMVGEFTRDGSWCSILEELRLDADRTKKDEQNQIQPMSHSAFFNKKTLNTESNCEYKDPGEMIHTRPHFASSQKQPQKCCLFTKSLKLNLEVNGQNESNDTEQLDDVVGSGQLFSHSSSDACSKNIHTGETFCKGNQCRKVCGHKQSLTQHQIHTQKKPDGCSECGGNFTQKSHLFAQQRIHSVGNLHECGKCGKAFMPQLKLSVYLTDHTGDIPCICKECGKVFIRRSELVTHQKTHTRKKPYKCHDCGKAFFQMLSLFRHQRTHSREKLYECSECGKGFSQNSTLIIHQKIHTGERQYACSECGKAFTQKSTLSLHQRIHSGQKSYVCIECGQAFIQKAHLIVHQRSHTGEKPYQCHNCGKSFISKSQLDIHHRIHTGEKPYECSDCGKTFTQKSHLNIHQKIHTGERHHVCSECGKAFNQKSILSMHQRIHTGEKPYKCSECGKAFTSKSQFKEHQRIHTGEKPYVCTECGKAFNGRSNFHKHQITHTRERPFVCYKCGKAFVQKSELITHQRTHMGEKPYECLDCGKSFSKKPQLKVHQRIHTGERPYVCSACGKAFNNRSNFNKHQTTHTRDKSYKCSYSVKGLTKQ, encoded by the exons ATGCCAAAAGAAAAGGAGCCACGTGTGGAGGAGGCTGAAGTCTCACATCAGAGGTGTCAAG aAAGGGAGTTTGGGCTTGAAATCCCACAAAAGGAGATTTCTAAGAAAGCTTCATTTCAAAAGGATATGGTAGGTGAGTTCACAAGAGATGGTTCGTGGTGTTCCATTTTAGAAGAACTGAGGCTGGATGCTGACCGCACAAAGAAAGATGAGCAAAATCAAATTCAACCCATGAGTCACAGTGCTTTCTTCAACAAGAAAACATTGAACACAGAAAGCAATTGTGAATATAAGGACCCTGGGGAAATGATTCACACGAGGCCCCACTTTGCTTCTTCACAGAAACAACCTCAGAAATGTTGCTTATTTACAAAAAGTTTGAAGCTGAACCTAGAAGTGAACGGTCAGAATGAAAGCAATGACACAGAACAGCTTGATGACGTTGTTGGGTCTGGTCAGCTATTCAGCCATAGCTCTTCCGATGCCTGCAGCAAGAATATTCATACAGGAGAGACATTTTGCAAAGGTAACCAGTGTAGAAAAGTCTGTGGCCATAAACAGTCACTCACGCAACATCAAATTCATACTCAGAAGAAACCAGATGGATGTTCTGAATGTGGGGGGAACTTCACCCAGAAGTCACACCTCTTTGCCCAACAGAGAATTCATAGTGTAGGAAACCTCCATGAATGTGGCaaatgtggaaaagccttcatGCCACAACTAAAACTCAGTGTATATCTGACAGATCATACAGGTGATATACCCTGTATATGCAAGGAATGTGGGAAGGTCTTTATTCGGAGATCAGAATTGGTTACGCACCAGAAAACACACACTAGAAAGAAGCCCTATAAATGCCATGACTGTGGAAAAGCCTTTTTCCAGATGTTATCTCTCTTCAGACATCAGAGAACTCACAGTAGAGAAAAACTCTATGAATGCAGTGAATGTGGCAAAGGCTTCTCCCAAAACTCAACCCTCATTATACATCAGAAAATTCATACTGGTGAGAGACAGTATGCatgcagtgaatgtgggaaagcctttaccCAGAAGTCAACACTCAGCTTGCACCAGAGAATCCACTCAGGGCAGAAGTCCTATGTGTGTATTGAATGCGGGCAGGCCTTCATCCAGAAGGCACACCTGATTGTCCATCAAAGAAGCCACACAGGAGAAAAACCTTATCAGTGCCACAACTGTGGGAAATCCTTCATTTCCAAGTCACAGCTTGATATACATCATCGAATTCATACAGGGGAGAAACCTTATGAATGCAGTGACTGTGGAAAAACCTTCACCCAAAAGTCACACCTGAATATACAccagaaaattcatactggagaaagaCACCATGTatgcagtgaatgtgggaaagccttcaacCAGAAGTCAATACTCAGCAtgcatcagagaattcacacCGGAGAGAAGCCTTACAAATGCAGtgagtgtgggaaagccttcactTCTAAGTCTCAATTCAAAGAGCATCAGCGAATTCACACGGGTGAGAAACCCTATGTGTGCACtgaatgtgggaaggccttcaaCGGCAGGTCAAATTTCCATAAACATCAAATAACTCACACTAGAGAGAGGCCTTTTGTCTGTTACAAATGTGGGAAGGCTTTTGTCCAGAAATCAGAGTTGATTACCCATCAAAGAACTCACatgggagagaaaccctatgaatgccTTGACTGTGGGAAATCGTTCAGTAAGAAACCACAACTCAAGGTGCATCAGCGAATTCACACAGGAGAAAGACCTTATGTGTGTTCTGCATGTGGAAAGGCCTTCAACAACAGGTCAAACTTCAATAAACACCAAACAACTCATACCAGAGACAAATCTTACAAATGCAGTTATTCTGTGAAAGGCCTTACCAAGCAATGA